The following proteins come from a genomic window of Achromobacter sp. AONIH1:
- the fliD gene encoding flagellar filament capping protein FliD, whose product MASITNLGSVSGLPLEKILTDLAAANDKALQRYDTRATSYQARINAYSQLQSALEAVQKSAATLGKPETMAAMTGSVTGGNALTATVGEGAAAGQYSIEVKNLAIAQGLRSGAVADRTAKNGDTGTFEIELTNGTKRTIDLKGDTSLNGIVKAINADDKAGVRATVLNDGNGNNYLMLTAKDTGVQASVKNITVTGDQSLKNILGFSTAADGTTSGMTQTKAKDAELVINGLTVKSGSNNVSKVIDGVTLNLTDTTPTDKPIQLKLEADVSVATKAVQDFVKTYNALQTTIKGLTAYNPKEPDDTKKASPLTGDGTTRSIQSAVSSVLSGALGSGNVKSLADLGITTDPLTRQLKLDNVKLDKALKENPADVGTLLNGKDGLAKKFDAAVKDVLGSNGSLKNRTDGLNKTITDLGNQKARAKAASDAELSVMRTRFIALDKMVAQMNSTGAYLSQQFAAMNKSK is encoded by the coding sequence ATGGCCTCCATTACTAACCTTGGTTCAGTCTCCGGCCTGCCGCTGGAAAAGATCCTGACGGATCTGGCGGCAGCCAACGACAAGGCCCTTCAGCGCTACGACACGCGAGCGACGAGCTATCAGGCGCGCATCAACGCCTACAGCCAGCTGCAAAGCGCGCTGGAAGCGGTGCAAAAGTCCGCCGCCACGCTGGGCAAGCCGGAGACCATGGCCGCCATGACTGGCAGCGTCACCGGCGGCAACGCCCTGACCGCCACCGTTGGTGAAGGCGCTGCTGCGGGTCAATATTCGATCGAAGTGAAGAACCTGGCCATCGCGCAGGGCCTGCGCTCGGGCGCCGTGGCAGACCGGACCGCCAAGAACGGTGACACCGGCACCTTCGAGATCGAACTGACCAACGGCACCAAGCGTACCATCGACCTGAAGGGCGACACCTCGCTCAACGGCATCGTCAAGGCCATCAACGCCGACGACAAGGCGGGCGTGCGCGCCACGGTGCTGAACGATGGCAACGGCAACAACTACCTGATGCTGACCGCCAAGGACACCGGCGTGCAGGCCTCGGTGAAGAACATCACCGTCACCGGCGACCAGTCGCTCAAGAACATCCTGGGCTTCAGCACCGCCGCCGACGGCACCACCAGCGGCATGACCCAGACCAAGGCAAAGGACGCCGAGCTCGTCATCAACGGCCTGACGGTCAAGAGCGGCTCGAACAACGTGTCCAAGGTCATCGACGGCGTGACGCTGAACCTGACCGACACCACGCCGACCGACAAACCAATCCAGCTCAAGTTGGAAGCCGACGTCTCGGTTGCCACCAAGGCGGTGCAGGATTTCGTCAAGACCTACAACGCGCTGCAGACCACGATCAAGGGCCTGACCGCGTACAACCCCAAGGAACCGGACGACACCAAGAAGGCCAGCCCGCTGACCGGCGACGGCACCACCCGTTCGATCCAGTCCGCCGTTTCCAGCGTGCTGAGCGGCGCGCTGGGCTCGGGCAACGTCAAGTCGCTGGCCGACCTGGGCATCACCACCGATCCCCTGACGCGCCAGCTCAAGCTGGACAACGTCAAGCTGGACAAGGCGCTCAAGGAAAACCCAGCCGACGTGGGCACACTGCTCAACGGCAAAGACGGCCTGGCCAAGAAGTTCGACGCCGCCGTCAAGGACGTGCTCGGCAGCAACGGCTCGCTCAAGAACCGCACCGACGGCCTGAACAAGACCATCACCGACCTCGGCAATCAAAAGGCCCGCGCCAAAGCCGCCAGCGACGCCGAACTGTCGGTCATGCGTACTCGCTTCATCGCGCTGGACAAGATGGTCGCCCAGATGAACTCCACCGGCGCCTACCTGAGCCAACAGTTCGCGGCGATGAACAAATCCAAGTAA
- a CDS encoding flagellar protein FlaG produces MAVSPIAPASYAPVAVAPAPAVPDPSVTVAPAAASAHSGGSDSATSEQSDSQKLPLERALDEINDQMKAWSTQLQFEVDPDVHQIVVSVVDSESGKVLRTIPSEAVIKIAKMIVNMQGNGIKTSV; encoded by the coding sequence ATGGCCGTATCCCCCATAGCCCCCGCCTCGTATGCCCCCGTGGCGGTAGCACCTGCGCCCGCCGTCCCGGACCCATCCGTCACTGTTGCGCCTGCCGCTGCCTCAGCCCATAGCGGCGGCTCGGACAGCGCCACGTCCGAGCAGTCGGATTCGCAGAAGCTGCCGCTGGAACGCGCACTCGACGAAATCAACGACCAGATGAAAGCCTGGTCCACCCAATTGCAGTTCGAGGTCGACCCCGACGTGCATCAGATCGTGGTGTCCGTGGTCGACTCCGAATCGGGCAAGGTCCTGCGGACCATCCCGAGCGAAGCTGTTATCAAGATCGCCAAAATGATCGTCAACATGCAGGGAAATGGCATCAAAACCTCGGTTTGA
- a CDS encoding IclR family transcriptional regulator, which produces MSVKTALRVIEIIETYAREKRALPLSELARLLDVPVSSCLALIRTLTGLGYLYETGRRQGYYPTGRLLAMAQRIARADPVLDRVYPSLVELRDATKETVVFAKLSQDARVVYLDVLDSPHTIRYAPVAGEFKSIHANSLGKALISLLDEPARAAMLADVEMTRYNERTLTTPAQVEADIGLSRQRGWFMNNGESIADVGAIAWPLTLSGERYAISVGGPIYRIEPRQAEYASILRSACAGLERQA; this is translated from the coding sequence ATGAGTGTCAAGACGGCGCTGCGCGTCATCGAAATCATCGAAACCTATGCCCGCGAGAAGCGCGCCTTGCCCCTGTCGGAGCTCGCCCGGCTGCTCGATGTGCCGGTGTCGAGCTGCCTGGCGCTGATCCGCACGCTGACCGGGCTGGGCTATCTCTATGAAACCGGACGGCGCCAGGGGTACTACCCCACGGGACGCCTGCTGGCGATGGCGCAGCGCATCGCTCGTGCCGATCCGGTCCTGGACCGGGTTTATCCCAGCCTGGTGGAATTAAGGGACGCAACCAAGGAGACCGTGGTCTTTGCCAAGCTGAGCCAGGACGCGCGGGTGGTCTACTTGGACGTGCTGGATTCCCCGCACACGATCCGCTACGCGCCGGTCGCCGGCGAATTCAAGAGCATCCATGCCAATTCGCTGGGCAAGGCCCTGATTTCATTGCTGGACGAGCCGGCGCGCGCGGCGATGCTGGCCGACGTGGAAATGACCCGCTACAACGAGCGGACGCTGACGACGCCGGCACAGGTGGAAGCGGATATCGGACTGTCGCGCCAGCGCGGCTGGTTCATGAACAACGGTGAATCCATCGCGGATGTGGGGGCGATCGCCTGGCCGCTGACCCTGTCGGGCGAGCGCTACGCCATTTCGGTCGGCGGGCCGATATACCGCATCGAACCCAGGCAGGCGGAGTACGCCAGCATCCTGCGCTCGGCCTGCGCCGGGCTGGAGCGGCAGGCCTGA